The following coding sequences are from one Pigmentibacter sp. JX0631 window:
- the ftsH gene encoding ATP-dependent zinc metalloprotease FtsH, translating into MGKDSWVKAALVWAAIIVLFVLTFKFLYKPHEEVQKTYPQFLSYIEKPAGDPQSILSISIRSDNLRGDEITAKLKDNSVVTTYAPADDGVRAQLRKDMDSKKIPINYEKPDEGSAWLNFVSMWLPLIIIVIFMLLFLRNMQGAGGKAMSFGKSRAKLQTDGANKVTFKDVAGIEEVKQECTEIVAFLKDHKKFQEIGARIPKGVLMMGAPGTGKTLLARAIAGEAGVPFFTISGSDFVEMFVGVGASRVRDLFENAKKNSPCIIFIDEIDAVGRHRGAGVGGGHDEREQTLNQLLVEMDGFEANDAVIVIAATNRPDVLDPALLRPGRFDRRVMVGLPDVRGRKEILGVHMKKIKHTEDINVERIALGTPGFSGADLENLCNEAALMAARNGMKRVTEKDFESAKDKILMGPERRSAVLPKETIKVTAYHEAGHALVAYFLKSRENVHKITVIPRGQALGVTAYLPKEDIYGYSKEDLLTKIAFAMGGRAAEEIKFSQFTTGASNDIQQATDLARRMVCQFGMSRLGPINFGQKSENPFLGRDWGESRNYSETLAHEIDMEVSKIINTQYELAKQILVDHMDVFERVSNILLEVETLDGEEFIAVVGNSATAEEIKEMQAKKSLSGSLEGENSKQDNAAGINSLNTTPTPA; encoded by the coding sequence ATGGGTAAAGATTCCTGGGTGAAGGCTGCCTTAGTGTGGGCAGCTATTATAGTATTATTTGTACTGACTTTTAAATTTTTGTACAAACCTCACGAGGAAGTTCAGAAAACATATCCTCAATTTCTTAGTTACATTGAGAAACCAGCAGGAGATCCTCAAAGTATTTTGAGTATCAGTATTCGTTCCGATAATTTACGTGGCGATGAAATAACAGCTAAATTAAAAGACAACTCTGTTGTGACAACCTACGCTCCAGCTGATGATGGCGTAAGAGCTCAGTTGCGCAAAGATATGGATTCAAAAAAGATTCCAATAAATTATGAAAAACCTGATGAAGGAAGTGCTTGGTTAAACTTTGTTTCCATGTGGCTGCCGCTTATCATAATTGTTATCTTCATGCTTCTCTTTTTACGGAATATGCAAGGTGCTGGCGGAAAAGCAATGTCATTTGGGAAAAGTAGAGCAAAACTACAAACCGATGGCGCTAACAAAGTTACCTTCAAAGATGTTGCTGGTATTGAAGAAGTAAAGCAAGAGTGTACGGAAATAGTTGCATTCTTAAAAGATCATAAAAAATTTCAAGAAATCGGAGCAAGAATTCCAAAGGGAGTTCTTATGATGGGCGCTCCAGGTACTGGAAAGACTCTTTTGGCTAGAGCAATTGCTGGAGAAGCTGGAGTTCCATTTTTTACCATCTCAGGCTCAGATTTTGTAGAAATGTTTGTTGGTGTTGGTGCATCTAGAGTTCGTGATTTATTTGAAAATGCGAAAAAGAATTCTCCTTGCATTATTTTCATTGATGAAATTGATGCTGTTGGTAGACATCGTGGCGCTGGAGTTGGTGGCGGGCATGATGAACGTGAACAAACACTAAACCAGCTTCTTGTAGAGATGGATGGGTTTGAGGCTAACGATGCAGTGATAGTCATTGCTGCAACTAACCGTCCAGATGTTCTCGATCCTGCTTTACTACGTCCAGGTCGTTTTGATCGTCGAGTAATGGTCGGATTACCTGATGTTAGAGGTCGGAAAGAAATTCTTGGTGTGCATATGAAAAAGATTAAGCATACCGAGGATATCAACGTCGAGCGTATAGCCCTAGGTACTCCTGGTTTTTCTGGCGCTGATTTAGAAAATTTATGTAATGAAGCTGCTTTGATGGCTGCTCGAAATGGTATGAAGAGAGTGACTGAAAAAGATTTTGAATCAGCAAAAGATAAAATTTTAATGGGGCCTGAAAGAAGAAGTGCGGTTCTTCCTAAAGAAACTATTAAAGTAACTGCATATCATGAAGCTGGCCATGCTTTAGTTGCTTACTTTTTAAAGTCCAGAGAAAATGTCCATAAAATAACGGTTATTCCGCGTGGACAAGCCCTTGGAGTAACTGCTTATTTACCAAAAGAAGATATTTACGGCTATTCTAAAGAAGATTTACTGACTAAAATTGCATTCGCAATGGGGGGTAGAGCGGCTGAAGAAATTAAGTTTTCTCAATTTACTACCGGGGCATCAAATGACATTCAGCAAGCAACTGATTTAGCGAGACGTATGGTCTGTCAATTTGGTATGAGTCGTTTGGGGCCAATAAATTTTGGGCAAAAAAGCGAGAATCCATTTTTAGGGCGTGATTGGGGTGAATCTAGAAATTACTCAGAAACTCTTGCGCACGAAATAGATATGGAAGTGTCTAAAATAATCAATACTCAATATGAGCTTGCGAAACAAATATTAGTAGATCATATGGATGTATTTGAGCGAGTTTCTAATATATTGCTTGAAGTTGAAACTTTAGATGGAGAAGAATTCATTGCTGTAGTTGGTAACTCAGCTACTGCAGAAGAAATTAAAGAAATGCAAGCGAAAAAATCTTTAAGTGGCAGTCTTGAAGGTGAAAATTCTAAGCAAGATAATGCTGCTGGAATTAATTCTTTAAATACCACTCCAACTCCTGCATAG
- the folP gene encoding dihydropteroate synthase, which produces MNKSDEKLKNLCIQNQHIWMGIINITPDSFSDGGIYFNVEAAIKRAMQLVEHGAKILDIGGVSTRPYAETISTNEELDRLYPIVSKLKKNIPDDVLISLDSFNPNVTYTLAQENLIDIINDQFSGRITGLISSNNETRNISNAEIAASFNLGYVIMHMQGKPTNMQNAPKYQDCSEEVILFLQERMIYAERCGVKEIILDPGIGFGKTVEHNLELLSPTFINKLLDLNKNILVGLSRKWFIGQLHKELDIPNKRDYISKDYEFKCIANGVKIIRSHVMPSELTYK; this is translated from the coding sequence ATGAATAAAAGTGATGAAAAATTAAAAAATCTATGTATTCAAAACCAGCATATATGGATGGGGATTATAAATATTACGCCAGATAGTTTTAGTGATGGGGGAATTTATTTCAATGTGGAAGCTGCTATAAAAAGAGCAATGCAGCTTGTTGAGCATGGCGCTAAAATTTTAGATATTGGCGGAGTGTCTACAAGACCATATGCAGAAACAATATCTACTAATGAAGAATTGGATAGACTTTATCCTATTGTATCAAAATTGAAAAAGAATATTCCAGATGATGTATTAATAAGTCTTGATAGTTTTAATCCTAATGTTACCTATACTCTGGCCCAGGAAAATTTAATTGATATTATTAATGATCAATTTTCAGGAAGAATTACAGGACTTATTTCAAGTAATAATGAAACAAGAAATATAAGTAATGCAGAAATTGCGGCTTCTTTTAATTTAGGGTATGTTATTATGCATATGCAAGGGAAACCTACTAATATGCAAAATGCACCAAAATATCAAGATTGTTCTGAAGAAGTCATTTTATTTTTGCAAGAAAGAATGATTTATGCTGAAAGATGTGGAGTTAAAGAAATTATTTTAGATCCAGGAATAGGTTTTGGCAAAACAGTTGAGCATAATTTAGAATTATTATCACCAACTTTTATAAATAAATTATTAGATTTAAACAAAAATATTCTTGTTGGCTTATCAAGGAAATGGTTTATTGGTCAATTGCATAAAGAATTAGATATTCCTAATAAAAGAGATTACATTTCTAAAGATTATGAATTTAAATGTATTGCTAATGGTGTCAAAATAATCCGATCTCATGTTATGCCGTCAGAGCTAACTTATAAATAA
- a CDS encoding HAD family acid phosphatase produces MDANELWHIISNEIEVIKKETDASHHPILERACTSIKEAIDKFFSEQVSIGLPHPHPRSRIYRSEPKTWDIRDISSDELSSLIIKKAKKAKKKPICVFDLDGTLFDVGYRTIGIIKEWLASDAALHFDKSLLQKISKINYDHIGYSLSHLFENSGFDLRNQQIMALFSSIERVWKKKFFDGVTLVKYDKIMIDSCEFVKNLNNNGLEIFYLTGRYWHSMRHGTIEQLKKFNFPLLDENLILKLNPFEDDQLFKSEQIRILGKEFEICGNFENEYLNLAYMALEARNAINVIVDSQHSGRPTPILEIPIYRISNFEKSKQNE; encoded by the coding sequence ATGGATGCAAACGAATTATGGCACATTATTAGTAATGAAATAGAAGTTATCAAAAAGGAAACTGATGCTTCACATCATCCAATCCTAGAAAGGGCTTGTACTTCAATTAAAGAAGCTATCGATAAATTTTTTAGTGAGCAAGTTTCAATTGGATTACCTCATCCGCATCCTAGAAGTAGAATATATCGCTCTGAACCAAAAACATGGGATATTAGAGATATTTCTTCTGATGAATTATCGAGTCTAATTATTAAAAAAGCTAAGAAAGCGAAGAAAAAACCGATATGTGTTTTTGATTTAGATGGAACGCTATTTGATGTCGGTTATCGGACAATAGGAATTATTAAAGAATGGTTAGCATCAGATGCTGCTCTGCATTTTGATAAAAGTCTTTTGCAAAAAATTAGTAAAATTAATTATGATCATATTGGATATAGTTTATCTCACCTTTTTGAAAACTCAGGATTTGACTTGAGAAATCAACAAATAATGGCTTTATTTTCTTCAATTGAAAGAGTTTGGAAAAAGAAATTTTTTGATGGTGTTACTTTAGTAAAATACGATAAAATTATGATTGATTCGTGTGAATTTGTTAAAAATTTAAATAATAATGGATTAGAGATATTTTATTTAACCGGTAGATATTGGCATTCTATGAGACATGGAACCATAGAACAATTGAAAAAATTTAATTTCCCTTTATTAGATGAAAATTTAATATTAAAATTAAATCCATTTGAAGATGATCAATTATTTAAATCTGAACAAATTAGAATATTAGGAAAAGAATTTGAAATATGTGGAAATTTTGAAAACGAATATTTAAATTTAGCTTACATGGCATTAGAAGCTAGAAATGCAATCAATGTAATTGTAGATTCACAACATTCTGGGAGACCTACTCCTATCTTAGAAATCCCAATATATCGTATTTCTAATTTTGAAAAGAGTAAGCAAAATGAATAA
- a CDS encoding PatB family C-S lyase yields the protein MNNYNFDEEFNRIGSNSYKWDGRKRFLGYENLIPMHVADMDFQCAPEILQEIEKRARHPFFGYTIYSGSHFEWMGDWLYKKHNWKVTSNNCLYSPSVVTSLSIIVFSLTNENDGVIVQTPIYPPFMEVVRNNNRKLLINELKLNEQGKYTFDLDNFEELCKKNSPKILLFCNPHNPVGKVWAKDELLKLAELCKKYSIIVISDEIHSDIVYKPNKHIPFASLGKDIAQFTLTCLSPAKTFNLPSVSSSVIIVENNNYKKILDKALDRFHLFLPSAFSVLSFETAYKYGEKWYNSLMDYLLINREVVFNWANRNSNMIQYVSPEGTYLSWISFRNMNLSDANLKKFIYENANVALDPGIRFGKGGEGFMRLNFACPINQLTRALDNIEKILI from the coding sequence ATGAATAACTATAATTTTGATGAAGAGTTTAATAGAATTGGAAGTAATAGTTATAAATGGGATGGGAGAAAAAGATTTTTAGGATATGAAAATTTAATTCCTATGCATGTTGCAGATATGGATTTTCAATGTGCTCCTGAAATATTACAAGAAATAGAAAAAAGAGCAAGACATCCATTTTTTGGTTATACTATTTATTCAGGTTCACATTTTGAATGGATGGGTGATTGGTTATATAAAAAACACAACTGGAAAGTTACAAGTAATAATTGTTTATATTCGCCTTCAGTAGTAACTTCTTTAAGTATAATTGTTTTTTCTTTGACTAATGAAAATGATGGAGTCATTGTCCAAACTCCAATATACCCTCCTTTTATGGAAGTTGTGAGAAATAATAATAGAAAATTACTAATAAATGAATTAAAATTAAATGAACAAGGGAAATATACTTTTGATCTCGATAATTTTGAAGAATTGTGTAAAAAAAATTCACCTAAAATTCTTTTATTCTGCAACCCTCATAATCCAGTTGGTAAAGTGTGGGCAAAAGATGAGCTACTAAAACTAGCTGAATTATGTAAAAAATATAGTATAATTGTAATTTCAGATGAAATTCATAGTGACATTGTTTATAAACCAAATAAACATATTCCATTCGCGAGTTTAGGAAAAGATATTGCACAATTTACTTTAACTTGTTTATCTCCGGCAAAAACTTTTAATTTACCAAGCGTTTCAAGTTCAGTAATAATTGTAGAAAACAACAATTATAAGAAAATTTTAGACAAAGCATTAGATAGATTTCATTTATTCTTACCTTCAGCTTTTTCTGTGCTATCATTTGAAACAGCATATAAATATGGTGAAAAATGGTATAATAGTCTTATGGATTATTTATTAATAAATAGAGAAGTGGTTTTTAATTGGGCAAACAGAAATAGTAATATGATTCAGTATGTTTCTCCTGAAGGAACCTATTTATCTTGGATATCTTTTAGAAATATGAATTTATCTGATGCTAATTTAAAAAAATTCATATATGAAAATGCTAACGTTGCTTTAGACCCTGGGATTCGTTTTGGCAAAGGTGGTGAAGGATTTATGCGGTTAAATTTTGCATGCCCAATAAATCAATTAACTAGAGCATTAGATAATATAGAAAAAATATTAATATAG
- a CDS encoding MFS transporter encodes MSKQNKILAFLFVTFLLVYEFSVYIANDMIMPAMINIVNEFNVSDSFIASSLSIFILGGATLQLLLGPLSDKYGSRKIMLGGVMLFFAATIFNGLSRNIEEFLISRFLQGMGICYIGVIGYAKIQQMFEEKLAVRIISIMTTVSIIAPLIGPLSGSLFLQYYNWRGINLVIAFFAFIALIGLYFFFPIDSKVKVIAKQKNENFFKETASQYKSLFKNKKFILGVLAFSFAELPIIIWIALSPVMLMRKAELPRFEYGLFQIPVFGSFILGVIFLQFLIKKADLEILIKIGTVLIGIGLISSFIFSILLNQHHFVMVFAFSLYSLGLGLVSSPITRLLLFSSELPKGIVSALFSVMLVIILALGTEMANILYSNFSNIKLAGYLSVLYLVYASSLYFFMNAKQSDKKQEIKESKIIG; translated from the coding sequence ATGTCAAAACAAAATAAAATACTTGCATTTCTTTTTGTTACTTTTTTACTAGTTTATGAGTTCAGCGTTTATATAGCGAATGATATGATCATGCCTGCAATGATTAATATTGTGAATGAATTTAATGTATCAGACTCATTTATAGCCTCTTCATTGAGTATTTTTATTCTAGGAGGTGCAACATTACAGCTATTATTAGGCCCTCTTTCCGACAAATATGGTAGTCGTAAAATTATGCTTGGCGGGGTCATGTTATTTTTTGCTGCAACAATATTTAATGGACTGTCTAGAAATATTGAAGAATTTTTAATTTCTCGTTTCTTACAAGGAATGGGTATTTGCTATATAGGTGTGATAGGTTATGCAAAAATACAGCAAATGTTTGAAGAAAAACTTGCGGTAAGAATTATTTCTATAATGACAACTGTATCTATAATTGCACCATTAATAGGTCCGTTGTCAGGAAGTTTATTTTTACAATACTACAATTGGCGTGGCATAAATTTAGTTATTGCTTTTTTTGCTTTTATCGCTTTAATAGGGCTCTATTTCTTTTTTCCGATTGATTCGAAAGTTAAAGTTATTGCTAAACAGAAAAATGAAAATTTTTTCAAGGAAACTGCTTCTCAATATAAATCTTTATTTAAGAATAAAAAATTTATTCTTGGTGTTTTAGCATTTTCATTTGCCGAATTGCCAATAATAATTTGGATCGCTTTATCACCTGTAATGCTAATGAGGAAAGCTGAGTTACCTAGGTTTGAATATGGATTATTTCAAATACCTGTTTTTGGCTCATTTATTCTTGGGGTTATCTTTTTACAATTTTTGATAAAAAAGGCTGATCTTGAAATCCTTATTAAAATAGGGACTGTTCTAATTGGTATAGGATTAATATCAAGTTTTATTTTTTCTATACTTTTAAATCAACATCACTTTGTAATGGTTTTTGCTTTTTCTTTGTATTCACTAGGATTAGGTTTAGTTAGTTCTCCTATTACCAGATTATTACTTTTTTCATCAGAGCTTCCTAAAGGAATTGTAAGTGCTTTATTTAGTGTAATGTTGGTAATAATTCTTGCACTAGGAACAGAAATGGCAAACATTTTATATTCTAATTTTAGCAATATAAAGTTAGCAGGTTATTTATCTGTTTTATATTTAGTCTATGCTTCAAGTTTATACTTTTTTATGAATGCAAAACAAAGCGATAAAAAACAAGAGATAAAAGAAAGCAAAATTATTGGATAG
- a CDS encoding transporter substrate-binding domain-containing protein — translation MLSRTCKIFLFVLTIAFFLQINAKEKVKICADDNIQIPFIMILKDRKPIGVHVDILNEVFTNTNLTYSLELIPWIRCLDRAKAGEYDIVLNASYDEKRAEYLNYPSDSGPNEEAYCSSIYKLGCYGYYVLTLKNTNYDYTGEVSKLPFPIRVARGNSAEKELLATKNLQLESGKSDSLNIKKMIRDNTGCAVVYSAYTNFIDIDLKDKIKIHKIPYKLKSYYLAFSKNSKIDPKNITFIWKKLNKVVSDKENIKKIFNKYNTFYGKSSTQ, via the coding sequence ATGCTATCCAGAACATGCAAAATATTTTTATTTGTACTAACTATAGCGTTTTTTTTGCAAATTAATGCAAAAGAGAAGGTGAAAATTTGTGCTGATGATAATATTCAAATTCCTTTTATTATGATTTTGAAAGATCGAAAACCTATAGGCGTGCATGTTGATATATTGAATGAGGTTTTTACTAATACAAATCTAACATATTCGTTAGAACTGATCCCGTGGATTCGATGTTTAGACAGAGCTAAAGCAGGGGAATACGATATTGTTCTTAATGCCTCATATGACGAAAAAAGAGCTGAATATTTAAATTATCCAAGTGATTCTGGCCCAAATGAAGAAGCATACTGCAGTTCTATATATAAATTGGGCTGTTATGGGTACTATGTGTTAACTTTAAAGAACACAAATTATGATTATACAGGTGAAGTATCAAAATTACCTTTTCCTATACGTGTCGCCCGAGGAAACTCTGCAGAAAAAGAATTACTAGCTACCAAAAACTTACAACTTGAATCAGGAAAAAGCGATTCTTTAAATATCAAGAAAATGATTAGGGATAATACAGGCTGCGCTGTTGTATATAGCGCCTATACAAATTTTATTGATATTGATTTAAAAGATAAAATTAAAATCCACAAAATACCATATAAATTAAAATCTTACTATTTAGCTTTTTCTAAAAACTCAAAAATAGATCCTAAGAATATAACTTTTATTTGGAAAAAATTGAATAAAGTAGTGAGTGACAAAGAAAATATTAAAAAAATATTTAATAAATATAATACTTTTTATGGAAAGAGCAGCACCCAATGA
- a CDS encoding aconitate hydratase, which translates to MVQDLDMVKKVYANFKSNVDAARKLLGRPMTYTEKILYAHLKPANGSKGTELNNFARGKDYVDFFPDRVAMQDATAQMALLQFMSAGIPKVAVPSTVHCDHLIQAEINAKTDLATANKDNAEVYEFLANVSKKYGIGFWKPGAGIIHQVVLENYAFPGGMMIGTDSHTPNAGGLGMIAIGVGGADAVDVMAGIPWELKFPKLIGVKLTGSLKGWASPKDVILKLAGILTVKGGTGAIVEYFGPGTTTLSCTGKGTICNMGAEIGATTSLFPYDSRMGDYLKKTERAEIAKLADGLSEYLKTDIEVEKNPEKFYDQVVTIDLDTLEPHVNGPFTPDLATPISQFAKAVKDNNWPAQLSAALIGSCTNSSYEDIDRVASVAKQAAAQGIKSKCEFLITPGSEQVRATIERDGQLGILEKLGANVMANACGPCIGQWKRHGAQEKNSIVTSFNRNFTARNDGNPKTHAFVASPETVIGFALAGDLSIDFTKEPVMNDKGEKVMLQTPKGLDLPDKGFVKDEHGYVAPATDGSSISVNINPQSDRLQALSPFKAPHVENDFNNLKLLIKAKGKCTTDHISMAGSWLKYRGHLDNISNNLLIGAINAFNSEANKVKNQLNGNTGAVPATARDYKAGGIGWIVIGEENYGEGSSREHAALEPRHLGGKAIIVKSFARIHETNLKKQGMLPLTFATPADYEKIKEDDTFSLNAKDLAPGKQLTLTVKHADGQTDTILLNHTFNEQQIGWFKAGSALNLIAATAKK; encoded by the coding sequence ATGGTTCAAGATCTTGATATGGTTAAAAAAGTTTATGCAAATTTTAAATCTAATGTAGATGCTGCCCGCAAACTTCTTGGCCGACCGATGACTTACACCGAAAAAATACTTTACGCACACCTAAAACCAGCAAATGGTTCAAAAGGAACTGAATTAAATAATTTTGCGCGCGGAAAAGACTACGTCGACTTCTTTCCCGATAGAGTTGCTATGCAAGACGCCACCGCCCAAATGGCTCTTTTACAATTTATGTCTGCAGGAATTCCTAAAGTTGCAGTTCCTTCAACAGTTCATTGTGACCACCTTATTCAAGCTGAAATTAACGCTAAAACAGATTTAGCCACAGCAAACAAAGACAATGCCGAAGTCTATGAGTTTCTGGCGAATGTATCAAAAAAATATGGAATCGGATTTTGGAAGCCAGGAGCCGGCATTATTCACCAAGTGGTTCTTGAAAACTATGCTTTTCCTGGCGGAATGATGATTGGTACCGACTCTCATACTCCAAATGCAGGCGGTCTTGGGATGATTGCTATTGGTGTTGGCGGAGCCGACGCCGTTGATGTTATGGCTGGTATACCTTGGGAACTTAAATTTCCTAAACTGATTGGAGTTAAGCTTACAGGTTCTTTAAAAGGCTGGGCTTCACCTAAAGATGTTATTTTAAAACTAGCCGGCATTTTAACAGTAAAAGGCGGAACTGGGGCTATTGTTGAATATTTCGGCCCAGGTACAACTACTCTTTCCTGTACTGGCAAAGGTACAATTTGTAACATGGGCGCTGAAATTGGTGCTACTACTTCATTGTTCCCTTACGATTCTCGCATGGGCGATTACCTTAAAAAAACTGAACGCGCAGAGATCGCTAAACTTGCCGACGGTTTAAGCGAATATTTAAAAACAGATATAGAAGTAGAAAAAAATCCAGAGAAATTTTACGACCAAGTGGTCACCATTGACCTAGATACTCTTGAACCACATGTAAATGGTCCTTTCACACCTGACTTAGCAACTCCTATCTCCCAATTTGCAAAAGCAGTAAAAGACAACAACTGGCCAGCGCAATTAAGTGCAGCCTTAATTGGTTCTTGTACAAATTCGTCCTATGAAGACATTGATAGAGTTGCCTCAGTAGCGAAACAAGCTGCAGCGCAAGGTATAAAATCTAAATGCGAATTTCTAATCACTCCTGGAAGCGAGCAAGTTAGAGCTACAATTGAAAGAGATGGTCAATTAGGTATTTTAGAAAAGCTTGGCGCAAATGTCATGGCGAATGCTTGTGGCCCATGTATTGGACAATGGAAGCGTCATGGTGCTCAAGAGAAAAACTCTATTGTAACAAGCTTCAATCGTAATTTCACAGCTAGAAACGACGGCAACCCGAAGACACATGCCTTTGTTGCTTCACCAGAAACAGTCATTGGTTTTGCCTTAGCTGGAGATCTTTCTATCGACTTCACAAAAGAGCCTGTCATGAACGACAAGGGCGAAAAAGTCATGCTGCAAACTCCAAAAGGATTAGATTTACCTGATAAAGGCTTTGTGAAGGATGAACACGGATATGTAGCACCTGCTACTGACGGTTCGAGTATTTCCGTGAATATCAATCCACAAAGTGATCGTTTACAGGCACTGAGCCCTTTCAAAGCTCCACATGTAGAGAATGATTTTAATAATTTAAAACTTCTTATCAAAGCAAAAGGCAAATGTACTACAGATCATATTTCAATGGCTGGTAGCTGGTTAAAGTACCGCGGACATTTGGATAATATCTCAAATAACCTACTTATTGGTGCCATCAATGCTTTTAATAGTGAAGCAAACAAGGTAAAAAACCAATTAAATGGAAATACTGGAGCAGTTCCTGCTACTGCCAGAGACTATAAAGCTGGTGGAATTGGCTGGATTGTAATTGGAGAAGAAAACTACGGGGAAGGAAGCTCTCGTGAACACGCAGCACTTGAACCTCGTCATTTGGGCGGGAAAGCTATTATCGTAAAAAGCTTTGCACGTATTCATGAAACAAATTTAAAGAAACAGGGAATGTTACCTTTAACTTTTGCAACCCCTGCTGACTATGAAAAAATTAAAGAAGATGATACTTTCTCACTAAATGCAAAAGATTTAGCACCAGGTAAACAGCTTACTTTAACTGTAAAACATGCAGATGGACAAACAGATACTATTCTGTTAAATCACACCTTTAATGAACAACAAATAGGCTGGTTTAAAGCAGGAAGCGCCTTAAATTTAATAGCTGCTACTGCAAAAAAATAG
- a CDS encoding HAD family phosphatase — translation MEKKHIIFDFNGVIVDDEKIHFLSSQLALKEIFNHDLSQELYFKFFIGRTNEKAFEDYFKMLDIDSSIAEIIKIKNKIYMQLVETENVAIPSTISFIRKYKNDFSYSVVSGASKNEIWFHLKKLGIENLFLNILSCEDITESKPSPQGFLKAINLSHIPANQTVIIEDSISGVRAAKAANTFCIALTTSHTKEELHQADIVVSELNISCFNFD, via the coding sequence ATGGAAAAAAAGCATATTATTTTTGATTTTAATGGTGTGATTGTAGACGATGAAAAAATTCATTTTTTGTCATCACAGCTTGCATTAAAAGAAATCTTTAATCATGATTTATCACAAGAGTTATATTTTAAATTTTTCATTGGTAGAACCAATGAAAAGGCTTTTGAAGACTATTTTAAAATGCTAGATATTGATTCTAGTATTGCAGAAATTATAAAAATTAAAAACAAAATTTATATGCAACTTGTCGAAACTGAAAATGTAGCTATACCATCTACTATAAGCTTTATTCGGAAATATAAAAATGATTTTAGTTACTCTGTTGTATCAGGTGCAAGTAAAAATGAAATATGGTTTCATCTAAAAAAATTGGGGATAGAAAATCTATTCTTAAATATTTTATCTTGTGAAGATATTACTGAAAGTAAACCATCACCACAAGGTTTTTTAAAAGCAATAAATTTATCGCACATTCCAGCCAATCAAACAGTGATTATTGAAGACTCAATTAGTGGTGTAAGAGCGGCAAAAGCAGCAAATACTTTTTGTATAGCGTTAACAACATCTCATACAAAAGAGGAACTTCATCAGGCAGATATTGTTGTCTCTGAATTAAATATTTCTTGTTTTAACTTTGATTAA
- a CDS encoding ABC transporter substrate-binding protein has product MKKNIFKYLVCFILLLDSKSFASTTVKVGGYTFPPYVDQHNPSAKQTGITIELINEMNKIQNDYKFEFVPTSSGRRYIDYKSKQFDMVFFEDFAWGWKDYDVISSELLAKDEEVYIAKKKEGRDQNYFSDKKNKKFVGIKGYHYAFANYNNDIDFLKKNFGAELTSDHDGSIQMILVDRGDIGIVTHSYLDFYLNKNPDVKDKIIISNKPDQIYNLGIIARKNMEPKIEVVNKLIQKLKSNGTLKKLFKLYNLKEI; this is encoded by the coding sequence GTGAAAAAAAATATATTTAAATATTTAGTATGTTTTATTTTGCTTTTAGACAGCAAGAGTTTTGCTTCTACTACTGTAAAAGTTGGAGGATACACCTTCCCCCCTTATGTAGATCAGCATAATCCAAGTGCTAAACAAACCGGCATAACGATTGAACTGATAAATGAAATGAATAAAATTCAAAATGACTACAAATTTGAGTTTGTACCAACTTCATCAGGTCGAAGATATATTGATTATAAAAGTAAACAATTTGATATGGTCTTTTTTGAAGATTTTGCTTGGGGTTGGAAAGATTATGATGTAATTTCTTCAGAATTACTTGCCAAAGATGAAGAAGTTTATATAGCTAAAAAGAAAGAAGGACGAGATCAAAACTATTTTAGTGATAAGAAAAATAAAAAATTTGTTGGTATCAAAGGATATCACTATGCATTTGCAAATTATAATAATGATATAGATTTTTTGAAGAAAAATTTTGGAGCTGAATTAACCTCAGATCATGATGGAAGTATTCAAATGATTTTAGTTGATAGAGGCGATATTGGTATAGTAACTCATTCATATTTAGATTTTTATTTAAATAAAAATCCTGATGTTAAAGATAAAATTATTATTTCAAATAAACCCGATCAAATTTATAATTTAGGAATAATTGCAAGAAAAAATATGGAGCCTAAAATTGAAGTTGTAAATAAATTAATTCAGAAATTAAAAAGTAATGGTACACTTAAAAAGTTGTTCAAACTATATAATTTAAAAGAAATATAA